AGCTAGCCATGGAAGACTGGCGTTTGAAGTTGTTGCTTCGAATTAGGATGAGGCAATGGAGCATTGTATCTACTAAACAGTTTGTATGAAGataaaatggaaatgaaagCATAAAAAGCTACCACAACAAAGGTTATCACAACTGAAGCTGTAGCTTTGCTGCAAAATTTCCCAAATGTCCCACACGCTGCACTCCATGTTATTTCTTTGTCTCCATTGTAGGCTAGGTATAACACCTCCGTCGATACCGTTCCCGCCGCTAGGGTTAGGTACGTCAACAACTATCCATCGAGATATGCAACGTGATTAAACAAAACTCTATTCGTCAAACATATACAATAACGACGACCCTAATGTGTTATTGTAAATGTAATGAATACAATAACTTAATACTTTTCTAGATTACTAAAGAGATTCCTATTCTATTCTAGTATCAAGTTAAATCACAGATATTAATCAATCTATAAGTTTCTGCTTATAATAATTCGTTAatatacaattatatttaaactttatcaCTTTCATGCTATGATATCATATCAACCTAGAGCTTAAGTTGATGAAATAagctaaatatattttatatccATACTTTTAACACTTATTTTCACTACATAAATGAAAGTCTTTTGGTCTCATTTAATACttctaattttggttttctacTACTTTATAAGGggttaatatttaaattaaacctaaAAAGATACTAAACCATATAAATTGTAAGAAGTCTTATGACAGGAAGACTAGTTAGTTAAGGATATAGTCGAACCATTTATGTATGAGTTCCACatcctatatatatagtgaagagaaattgatatatataagaaaagtGTGAAGAGAAGTAAGAAAAAACCTGATCGAGGAAGAAGAGAGTCCAAGCTTTAGAAAGGGTAGAAGGAGGAGACATGGCCGCTACCGCTGCTGACAAAAAGGAGTAGCCAGCACATATCCCATTTGCATGCACCAAAAACCTAcactcacacacacatattttaTATCCAAATTCGTTTTCTAATTATAATcatccctttttttttctttcattttttttttaaaattttctttttctatttcagtTTTCCcatctattttttcttgttatttcttACCAATTTCACTTACttaaaatagacaaaatatttaacctTCCTACCAAAATTAAAtgcaataaatttttaagatttttttaggAAGAGTAAAGcatgttttttttcatacatAATACAAGAAAtgagtctttttttttttttttttttttttttttttatgaaagaaCTAAAGCCTCTgttttataattgtttgattGTCTATTTTTCCTcctatttctttccatttcttcctATATTATATCCGTTGAGTTATacactaaattttaaaacaataaaaatgaaaattacttt
This is a stretch of genomic DNA from Cucumis sativus cultivar 9930 chromosome 4, Cucumber_9930_V3, whole genome shotgun sequence. It encodes these proteins:
- the LOC101217382 gene encoding CASP-like protein F16, coding for MDNKYTNNNPPGLSSSEDDSLAATGMRAADTLLRLVPMGLCIAALIVMLKNSEANDYGSVAYSDLGAFKFLVHANGICAGYSFLSAAVAAMSPPSTLSKAWTLFFLDQLLTYLTLAAGTVSTEVLYLAYNGDKEITWSAACGTFGKFCSKATASVVITFVVVAFYAFISILSSYKLFSRYNAPLPHPNSKQQLQTPVFHG